Part of the Sorghum bicolor cultivar BTx623 chromosome 1, Sorghum_bicolor_NCBIv3, whole genome shotgun sequence genome, ggcgacgacCACGGCAGCAGCGACGTCCTCGACGAAGCGGTCGTTCATCTTGGTGAAGCCCTGGCCGGTCCAGAGCCCGATGTAGCCGAGGTGAACCCACTTCTTGAGCAGCGTCACGGGGCCCATGTCATCGTCCCCGACGAACAGCGGCACGTGCACCGAGCCCCGCACGCTGGCGCGGGCGCGCTCCCACTCCGGCCGGACGTCAAGCAGACGGAACCCCTCGGCGCCCAGCGCCTCCGCCGCGTCCCTCGGCCGCACGGCCTTCACCGCACCCGACCGCACCAGCGCCTCGGCGCCTCCGGCCCACGACGTCGCCTGCGCCCTGACGCGACACCGGGGCAGGCCAGGGGTGGTGGACCTGATGCAGGTGGATGCGGCCGCCGCAGCACCCATCGCCATGGGCACTGCCTGCTTTTGGTTGCTGCTTGTCAGTTCAGGCCTCACTCACTCGCGTTCCTTTCCAGGTCACTCTTATCCACATGATATTTTAGGTCCAATCCGCACCGTTGGGACACTGGCCACTGCATCTCCTGGCCGTACGATTCGTCCTAACAGATGAGGcggagctcgacgagatcttccgCGCGTTGATTTGTCGCACACTGGCAGCGCGTTAACGGCAACGCAGCGGTGCAAAACCGGCATGGTGGGACCTAAGTCCTAAACTCCTAGTTAATAATATAACAGTAAAAAGAAAAGGTCGATTCCTATTGCAAACGAACATCGATCGACGCACATGGCAGCATAATCGTTTTCTGCTGCAGGACGCTACGCGAACTCGAAGCACATGAGGAGCTTGACGCTCCTGAACTTGAGCCCCTTGTGGTCGAACAGCGGCACGGCGCGGATCCCTGGCCGCAGCTCCGCCACAGGCAGCGCCGTCTGCCCGCCGAAGTCGTCTTCGCTCACGTCCTGCTCGTGCACCTCCACGCGGAGCACCGCGATCTCCGGTACGGTCAGCGGGAAGGTGAACTCCTCCTCCCACACCGGCACCCAGCTGTCTTCCACGGCTTTCGTCTTCCTCATCACCGAGTCTAATGGAACTCCGGCGATGCCAACCTGTTAGCGAACGGAACCAAATTAGCAATGCATCCTCAAGTTTCAGGCCTGGCGTGACTGTGTTTCGGACGATCTAATAGGCGCGACGAGTGAACAGACCTTTACATAAAAATCTGGAGGTGAGTATGTGTCGAAATGTGTCTGCTTGAAGTCCTTTTGCCAACCTTCCCCCATGTATACCTTGACCTGCAAACCACTACCGAATCAACACATTTCTGAAACCAATGCACATATAGAGAGCAAAAAAGAGGAAGAAACACACCATCtaccttcaatgttgccttcactGGCAAATCTGCCTCCGGATCAAACACCTTTCCATCTGGACAAGTTTGCATCAAGAAATCTGGTTTCTTCACATAACCGCAACAGCCATTGGCTTTATAAAAGCCATGCATTAACCAAAGTGCTCTTCCATGTCCCTGGAGAAAAAATGGATATATCACGTATTCATGACATTAGGCAGCTTCTGCACATGCTTAAGCGAAGGGAAAATACACCACAACACAACTAGTTCTGGCAGCGACGAAGACATGACCACAATGGTAAAATGAAACTTGATTAGAAACAAGATTAAGGTACAAATGTGGTAAAGTGAATATTGATCCAAACCCTAACAGGAAAGTTGGGAACTACTGGAGTTCAATCAGGCCAGAATATGTTGTTCAGATTACGGTCAGACCTGCATATTGAATGCCACCATTTGAGCACCATGCACCCAGCCAAGAAATGgattatagttggatgaatTGAAGCGGGTTCCCTTTGGGTATATTCTCAGCATATTTCTATGCGTGAAGCTGTTTGGAACAGACAGGAAGAGCTCTTCATTAAGAGAGGAAAAGTGGGCAACAAAGGAGTTATGACAGTATTATGTCATATCTGCTCAAACATTGGTGAACAATCAAAATGTATTTGGGAAACAAACCTCACAATGTTGGGACCATGACGTGCTGCAACTTTTGCAAGTTCTTGCTCACTCAAACTGAGTCGCCTAACTTTGTCTGGATCGTTCTTTAAGGCATCCACGAGAGGACCCTTTGGCTTTCCTGCCTTGATAGTGATAAGGTGTTTATACTCTGCTGCCACATGCTTCgttttcttctcatcatcaccatcTGCACCTCTTTCGCGGTATAATAGATCATCATCATTCTGCCAGAGCACCATGTAGTAAATACTGATGAGCAGAACTTTCAGGCTAAGTAACCAAGCGGTAAAATGTAGCAGAATTTAAGATCCGTACCCTGTTCGCGACTTGCATCTCCTCATGAATATCTGGAACTTCTACTCCCCATGCTGCTTCTTCTCTTTCACCCTTTTTAAACTGGGCCTCAATTTCTCTCTCCTTCATGGTGCCACCCTTTGCTTCGAGATACTCCTTTGGGGGTTTTGTTGAGAGCATGACACGCCCCTTTAGAGCTTCAGGTGAAGGAAATTCTTGAAGATGTTTCGATTCAGGGTAATACAGGATGTCTCCAAACACTTCAAGGACCATCTATACAAAATTTCAGAAGTAGCTACACTAGAGTCACCTGCCATATATTAATCATTCAAAGAATTGCAGTTACCTTAGCTACTTTCGCCTGAAGATCAGGTGTAAGGTGGTCTTCTAGTGTTATAATAACAGGATAGGGAGATGCAACAAAAGCatattctttgatggatctcaAGCATTTGATAAGTGATACTGGGGCAGTCAGTGTCCTATCAAGAGCGAAAACGTGAATGAAGTCACTGGCAGCACATCCCATGGCAGCTTCAGTTTTCAGTATAGAAATGATATTTCGACAAGATGGCGtgctttaaaaaaaaacaaaaaaaaaaaaaaactcatgaAAGGAATGCACAAAGTATCAATGCGTGCAGAAGATATATACCTTCCATGGAGAACATCAATGTCATCTTTAGAAGAATTTGGCCATATGTCCAATTCAATTACACGGACACCTATTTGCAGTGCCTtgatgatgggaacatcactgCAGTCACTGCTGAGTTGATTACCGGTCAGATACGAGTTGTGTCCAGTGTATATAAAATAGTGCGATAGCGGTGCGTTCATGTCCTGATTGACCTGGAAAAAGGTATTTAACGTCAAACAATTCATGGAGTGCAGACCAGATCATTAAAACTGCACATCAATAATGGAACTGCACATGCTAGAAGCTAGCCACAGCAGATAATTGCCAACAGATTTTTTTTCCCGTCGATAGCAACAGCCAAAATATTAGCTAATTACGAAATTCAGAACTCGTATGAAGGAACAGTGCATCTATCAATCAAAGCCAAAACACAaagcagtatatatatatatcaccatTCAACCCTGAGCTTGCTAAGCATGGCACATCATGACACAACATTACCAAAGGCAATGCGAGTATGCGACAACATTAGGGATGCATTAATTAGTCGATAGAGACATCACTTTGAACCATAACATCAAGCCTATGAAGCAATGACGCTAAGAAAGACAAAATAAATGGATTATGTGATAGTGCTCTTTGCTACACATGTTCCATTGACACATGCGTTATATGAGGAGCAGTTCACAAGTCCCATTTCGTGATCCACAAAATGTTAAACTGACACTGCAGGCATTATATGTATGCGGCGATCTGCAAACGGTACTGATTTGAccacattgcatatatataatCCGCCCCCCGCAACCAGCAACCGCACCAATAGACACTGGAAACCATGAATGAAGCCGCATTTGGATTGGGGATCGAGCAACCTCCGGGTGGATTTACCTTGGAGTGGCGGAGGGGTGGGTTGAGGTCCTCGGAGAAGAGGAAGTGTAAGAAGTCGTCAACGGTGAGCGCCGGCCTCCCGAACCGCGGGGTTCGGCTGCGATCCTGCAGGATACGGTCGATGATCTGCTCCGGGACCTCGCCGTCGGCACCTCCCCAGGCGGCGAGGTAGCGGCGGAGGTCGTCGGCAAGCATGTACGGCGAGCCGCCGGCGTAGCGGGAGAAGAGCGCGCGGACGTCCTCCGGCGTGGAGGTGTCGGCGAGCGCGAACCTGCGCGTGAAGAAGATGCAGCACTTGTACGTCCCCATCTCCGCCGCGGACGCCCCCGCCTGGTCTGCCTCCTCGGCCTCGCTGTCCGTCCCCGGCGGAGGTGTGTGGGGTGGGGAAGCGCGCGGGGAAGCTGCTTTGTCTCGTTTGGGCATTTTCGCGTCGCGAGGTTTCAGGGCGATTTGGAGGGTGGACGAAACGTGCAGGAGGGAAGGGAACTTTTCAGGGAAACTGCCGGTTGGTTAAGTACCCCGGCTTCGCTCGCCCGTTGATTGATTCTTCTTAAACGCACCTGCTTTGCATCTGTGTGCGTTCACGTTTTTCTCCGACTTGATAAGGTCCGTCCGCAGTGTTGCTTTTGAGTGATGCCGCTCTTCACATTGCAGCCAAGCCAGTGATGCCATTAAACTCCGAGTGATGCCATTAAAATGGGGAGTACTTGTGCCAGCGCTCACTGATGCTctatcaataaaataatatttcataCGAGAAAAGAGGACCAGGTGATAACGGTCCTTGGAAGAGAGGACGGCGTCCATTCCattctttggccttgtttagttccaaaattttttacaaaataggtatagtagcactttcgtttgtatttgacaaatattgtccaattatgaactaactaggctcaaaagatttgtcaaactgtgcaattagtttttattttcatctatatttaatacttcatgcatgcgtctaaatatttgatgtgacggggaatctgaaaaattttgcaaaatttttgaggaactaaacaaggcctttatttCGTTCCGCGGTGGGTACAGGTGGATACCCTATTCGCTTCGCGTTTACTGATTTGTTTGAGAGAAAAATAATGTTAAATAATTGATAAATTTTGTaaataagctcaagcaataTCTACTTGTTGCAGCCTATGAAGCACGATGCCCAAAAAAGTGGTGGGGCTCAAGCTTTTTTTGGCCTAACTGGCAAGTTGCCCTGACCGGCACTACGTCTTCTTTGTAAACCTGAAATTCAGCGAATATCTTGTCCGGCGTCTAGATTCAATGGTGTGTCGTTCGATGTGAAACTAGTTGAGCGATAACGTAGAGAGCGCACGAGGATGCCGCCAAAATTGGGGAAGGGGGAGGCGGAGGGCCACCTGCCAGGGTAGTGGCCGAGGCAGCAATTGATTTGGGGGTTATAGGTTTAGGTCGTGTTTAGTTTCAAAGGAAAAAAATTTTGTGAAATTATAGCatcttcgtttgtttgtggtaattattatctaatcatagactaattaggctcaaaagattcgtctcgttaattccgaccaaactgtgtaattagtttttatttttgtctatatgtaataattcatgcatgcgtctaaacattcgatgtgatagagaatcttaaaaatttttaagtttttggatggaagtaaacaaggccttagattttCATGAAAATTCCATGGCCAACGGCCTTAGAAGGGGGAAGGGTTTTGTGGTTAGTTGAAAGATAGTGGAGAATATCCGGTTGGGTGAAGCAATGGGACGATGAGTCATCGACGAGGTAGTTGATTGGGACCAAGAAAGGCCTGAAAGGGTAGAGAAGCAATGGGACGGCAGACAAGGTAGGCCAGGGTGGAGTGGATGGGGGAAAGATAGAGGTTAAAGATGAGCGTTAGTATTTTTACCGatttaatgaatagtgacacatCTTTTCATTTTGCAAATAAGATAATGCCAGCCAACCTTTATATCTTTATTAAATATATTAAATTTGCTGTGAAAATACATTCAATGAATGATCCAATAACTTATTGCATACTATCtccgttccaaaaaaaaaagaatgtaaTCCATCTCGTGAAGTCTTCttaattttgaccaaatataatttaaaagtattatttttataatataataaATATCAATAAATTAGTcataaaatattttcataatatatatagcattttatataaatttagtcaaatttaaagATCATTTGACTTCTCAGTAAGCGAGATTTACATTCTCTGTGGGACAAAGGGAATACTAACTATTAATAATAATTTGTTTATATATTTAGCCGAAAAGGGCACCGGGAGGTGACAAGTCAAATAAAGATTTCCCGGGTAACTTAAGTTGCAACCACGATACAATATAATActtcctccatctcaaattataaaacatttgacttttcttttctcaaatttgaccactcatcttattaaaaaaatatacaaacataattaaatttaaatcattcttgaaaaatttttatttataaaccaAGCCAAGACAAAAGAAATAATATTTTccacaaatttttaaataagacgagtaGTCAAACTTGTGACAAAAAAGTCAAACATTATATAATTTAAGATGTATGAGTATAATATAAGAGCAACAAGTGGATTTAATAATGGAACATTGACACATCCTTTCCTTTTGCAAACAAGATAATGCCAGCCATTTCACATATGAACCAGAAATGCATATAAGATGATGCCAGCCCTTTCGCTTATGAACCAGAAAATGGTGTCATGCTAAAACAGCACAATTTGCAAACAGCATATTTTGCTATCCCAGAAGATAAACTCAATGTGAGGGTTAACTTATAACAAATGAAAGAAAACTAACGTTCCTTTGATTTACGACGATTCAGTAACTTCGATACTTATCTCTGCCAAAATGCATCACTAACAAATGAActgtgaaaagaaaaaaaaaattaccaCGGTGATATAGAAAAAATAGTAGTCGTGGTAATGGTAAGTAATCATAGTAAACAAGATTTGCACTGACCACGACCAATCCCTTTAGCAAGTAAGATTTCCACCAATACTTCAGCAAAAACCTAATTACTGCACATTTGCTGTTTCTGGACCTcgatttccttttcttttttaacCAAGATCTACACCGAAACCATGCCCACTGGAACTAAGAGATCACTACAGAACATTTCCCCAACTGGCCAGATTGTAGGTAGATCCGCAACAACACAGCAAAAACACTCCAGTGGCTGGTAAAAGGCAGTCCGCGGTCCACATCATCCGCTAAACAAATTCCGAACATAATCTGCACAGGAAGGAGAAAAACACAGTTAGTAAATCTGTACACAGTAGCAAGAAAAAGCAATCCAAAGCAATATAAAGTTTTCATAATGCACAAAGTTGCAAACACAAGTACAGAACAAAAGTGCTAGCAGATAACAAATATTACTGTGCTCCAACATGTTCACCATTTTCATATGCTTTCACCAATTGTGCTAAAAGGTACGGTTTCCTTTTAAACGAGAGGACTAAGCAATCAATAAAGAGAAGAGCATTCACTTTTTTTCCCACCACGGTAAAACCAAATTTCATTACCTTGGCAATAAAATTACAATGTTTAACAGTTTAAGAAAGTAGAACGTAGTTGCTACCCACCTCCATGTTTCTGGTAGGGATCAGACAACTTGAGCCAACAACCAACTAACATAGCTCATCAACAAAAGACCCAACCTAGCGAAGACCGATAAAAAGAAGAGCATTCAGTTAGAGTCTTGGAAGGCCAAATCCAACTccaaacctccatgatctgggCTCACTGACAGTAGTACCCAATCAAGTGTGGAGGAATAGGCGGTACATAGCACTGTGGCGACCTAAGCTTGAGGCCATTTCCAAGCTAGAGTGCATAAGGAGAAACAGAGACTGGATCTCAGCTGGACTAAGTGCCATAATTGAGTGCCACCATTGGTTTAGAGAGTACCGACGCCAGCCATCCTATTCAACCTTTTGTTGCCTTATACAAATGACAGGAAAGGATTTTACATTC contains:
- the LOC8081437 gene encoding phosphoinositide phospholipase C 2, which translates into the protein MPKRDKAASPRASPPHTPPPGTDSEAEEADQAGASAAEMGTYKCCIFFTRRFALADTSTPEDVRALFSRYAGGSPYMLADDLRRYLAAWGGADGEVPEQIIDRILQDRSRTPRFGRPALTVDDFLHFLFSEDLNPPLRHSKVNQDMNAPLSHYFIYTGHNSYLTGNQLSSDCSDVPIIKALQIGVRVIELDIWPNSSKDDIDVLHGRTLTAPVSLIKCLRSIKEYAFVASPYPVIITLEDHLTPDLQAKVAKMVLEVFGDILYYPESKHLQEFPSPEALKGRVMLSTKPPKEYLEAKGGTMKEREIEAQFKKGEREEAAWGVEVPDIHEEMQVANRNDDDLLYRERGADGDDEKKTKHVAAEYKHLITIKAGKPKGPLVDALKNDPDKVRRLSLSEQELAKVAARHGPNIVSFTHRNMLRIYPKGTRFNSSNYNPFLGWVHGAQMVAFNMQGHGRALWLMHGFYKANGCCGYVKKPDFLMQTCPDGKVFDPEADLPVKATLKVKVYMGEGWQKDFKQTHFDTYSPPDFYVKVGIAGVPLDSVMRKTKAVEDSWVPVWEEEFTFPLTVPEIAVLRVEVHEQDVSEDDFGGQTALPVAELRPGIRAVPLFDHKGLKFRSVKLLMCFEFA
- the LOC8084037 gene encoding rhodanese-like domain-containing protein 10, whose amino-acid sequence is MAMGAAAAASTCIRSTTPGLPRCRVRAQATSWAGGAEALVRSGAVKAVRPRDAAEALGAEGFRLLDVRPEWERARASVRGSVHVPLFVGDDDMGPVTLLKKWVHLGYIGLWTGQGFTKMNDRFVEDVAAAVVVAGAGGKDDAKLLVACGEGLRSLIAVRMLHDDGYRNLAWLAGGFSKCADGDFADVEGESKLQYATIGGASYIFLQILLLLGVVK